One part of the Nitrosophilus kaiyonis genome encodes these proteins:
- the rgy gene encoding reverse gyrase — translation MIPLIYKNMCPNCKGDICSERLLKGLVCKKCLPKEVNDPCNELKNGDFLKVCELQKEVEEFKKYFKEKIGYEPRELQLMWAKRLLLNLSFALLAPTGIGKTTFGLLVASFLKKKNKKSYLIFPTTLLAREAYKRLEQMDEETLFYNSRASKKEKDDVKKRIENGEFDILITTTPFLYKNYEIIPKVFDFVFVDDVDSILKSARNIDKILLLLGFDNEDIQKTLEFIKYKSLLVRKKRINWEEFENKRAEIEKIAQKRDSILIVSSATANPKSRRILLFKELLGFEVSRPSITLRNIEDIYEEPKDLWDESINKIKAFGKGGLIFLPSNATKDELNRYLNFINQKGIKAVSYEEFKEEDFREKKVDVVVGFASYRNPLARGLDLPDVVRYAIFVGVPKLEFSLDLQKPTSLYFFLLALIPALKSEPFFEEALENINYLKKVAFIPVSKLSQNVKEKIENIYNWIYNKLSEDFIQKINANPDVSLVKNENFKVITADVTGYIQASGRTSRLYAGGLTKGLSFLLVDSKKAFKSLQKKVKWFSEDIKFKKVDEVDIEKILKDIDSDRQKIKKAMQGSFKESKDFFKTALVIVESPNKAKTIANFYGKPLVREAKGLKVYEIAKEDKILNITASKGHVFDLGLKDGFHGVLTKPGFIEVFEPIDESKLKIMEAIRELDIEVGEVFIATDPDTEGEKIAYDLFLNSRPFNLNIKRTEFHEVTKWAFDNALKNAREVDENRVKAQLVRRVADRWIGFEISEYLQKKFNQKSLSAGRVQSAVLEWIVLREKEVKQKIYVVEALFERLKAEFIFEIKDDAKKFYNYLEKVELKFLKEEKKELFRVPFSTDAMLYEASSRLHFSPQFTMQLAQDLFEAGFITYHRTDSIRVSPAGLAIAKEYISEHFGAEFYKPRSYKSFEGAHEAIRPTRAMDKEELEEFMRLQNQFPSQAHLKLYDLIFRNFIASCMKEAVVLEIYAKVLALNKESEISFYKEIIKDGINLIWPIEINNVNEGVYEVQKSFISRSKTPRYGYAQIIKMMKEKGIGRPSTYAITIEKLQQRRYIFQKGGTLFATKKGLMVYEEIKSHPKFYYFVNENYTKELESIMDEVEKGKIDYKNILKNLYDKVKNL, via the coding sequence GTGATACCTCTTATTTATAAAAATATGTGCCCTAATTGTAAGGGCGATATTTGCAGTGAGAGGCTTTTAAAGGGCTTAGTATGTAAAAAATGTTTACCAAAAGAGGTAAATGATCCTTGCAATGAGCTCAAAAATGGAGATTTTTTAAAAGTTTGCGAACTTCAAAAAGAGGTTGAAGAGTTTAAAAAATATTTTAAAGAAAAAATTGGATATGAGCCAAGAGAGCTACAATTAATGTGGGCTAAGCGCCTTTTATTAAATTTATCATTTGCTCTATTGGCCCCTACTGGTATTGGCAAAACCACTTTTGGACTTTTAGTTGCAAGTTTTTTAAAAAAGAAAAACAAAAAAAGCTATCTTATTTTTCCAACTACTCTTCTTGCAAGAGAAGCTTATAAACGCTTAGAGCAAATGGATGAAGAGACTCTTTTTTATAATTCAAGAGCTTCAAAAAAAGAAAAAGATGATGTTAAAAAACGTATTGAAAATGGTGAGTTTGATATTTTAATTACTACAACTCCTTTTTTATATAAAAATTATGAAATTATTCCAAAAGTTTTTGATTTTGTTTTTGTAGATGATGTGGATTCTATTTTAAAATCGGCAAGAAATATAGACAAAATTTTACTGCTTTTAGGTTTTGATAATGAAGATATTCAAAAAACTTTAGAATTTATAAAATATAAATCCCTTTTAGTAAGAAAAAAAAGAATAAATTGGGAAGAGTTTGAAAATAAAAGAGCCGAGATTGAAAAAATCGCTCAAAAAAGAGACTCTATACTTATAGTATCAAGTGCAACTGCAAATCCAAAAAGCAGAAGAATCCTTCTTTTTAAAGAGCTTTTAGGTTTTGAAGTAAGCAGGCCAAGTATTACTTTAAGAAATATAGAAGATATATATGAAGAGCCAAAAGATTTATGGGATGAAAGTATAAATAAAATAAAAGCTTTTGGAAAAGGTGGTCTTATATTTCTTCCTTCGAATGCAACAAAAGATGAACTTAATAGATATTTAAATTTTATCAATCAAAAAGGTATAAAAGCTGTTAGTTATGAAGAGTTTAAAGAGGAAGATTTTAGGGAAAAAAAAGTAGATGTTGTAGTAGGATTTGCGAGTTATCGCAATCCATTGGCAAGAGGTTTAGATCTTCCAGATGTTGTAAGATATGCTATTTTTGTTGGAGTTCCAAAATTGGAATTTAGCCTTGATTTGCAAAAACCAACCTCTTTATATTTTTTCCTATTAGCACTAATTCCTGCACTTAAAAGTGAGCCATTTTTTGAAGAGGCTTTAGAAAATATAAACTATTTAAAAAAAGTAGCTTTTATTCCAGTTTCAAAACTTTCGCAAAATGTAAAAGAAAAAATTGAGAATATTTACAATTGGATCTATAATAAATTGAGTGAAGATTTTATTCAAAAAATAAATGCTAATCCAGATGTATCATTAGTTAAAAATGAAAATTTTAAAGTTATAACAGCAGATGTAACAGGTTATATTCAAGCAAGTGGGCGAACAAGTAGGCTTTATGCTGGTGGCCTTACAAAAGGGCTTAGCTTTTTATTAGTTGATAGTAAAAAAGCTTTTAAAAGTTTGCAAAAAAAAGTTAAATGGTTTAGTGAAGATATTAAGTTTAAAAAAGTTGATGAGGTTGATATAGAAAAGATTTTAAAAGATATTGACAGTGATCGTCAAAAGATAAAAAAGGCTATGCAGGGGAGTTTTAAAGAGAGTAAAGATTTTTTTAAAACAGCTCTTGTGATTGTTGAATCTCCAAATAAAGCAAAAACTATTGCTAACTTTTATGGTAAACCATTAGTTAGAGAGGCAAAAGGGTTAAAAGTTTATGAGATAGCAAAAGAGGATAAAATTTTAAATATCACAGCATCCAAAGGGCATGTTTTTGATTTAGGATTGAAAGATGGATTTCATGGTGTATTGACAAAGCCAGGTTTTATTGAAGTTTTTGAGCCAATAGATGAATCAAAGCTAAAAATTATGGAAGCTATTAGAGAGCTTGATATTGAAGTAGGTGAAGTTTTTATAGCAACAGATCCGGATACAGAGGGAGAAAAAATTGCATATGATCTTTTTTTAAATAGCCGCCCATTTAATCTCAATATAAAAAGAACTGAATTTCATGAAGTAACAAAATGGGCTTTTGATAATGCTTTAAAAAATGCAAGAGAGGTAGATGAAAATAGAGTAAAAGCACAATTGGTTAGACGTGTTGCTGATAGATGGATAGGTTTTGAAATTTCAGAGTATCTGCAAAAAAAGTTTAATCAAAAAAGTTTGAGTGCAGGAAGAGTTCAAAGTGCTGTTCTTGAGTGGATAGTATTAAGAGAAAAAGAGGTAAAACAAAAAATATATGTTGTAGAAGCTCTATTTGAAAGATTGAAAGCAGAATTTATTTTCGAAATTAAAGATGATGCAAAAAAATTTTATAATTATTTGGAAAAAGTTGAACTTAAATTTTTAAAAGAGGAAAAAAAAGAGCTTTTTAGAGTCCCTTTTTCTACTGATGCTATGTTATATGAAGCATCTTCAAGACTTCATTTTTCTCCACAATTTACAATGCAACTTGCTCAAGATCTATTTGAAGCAGGTTTTATAACTTACCATAGAACAGATTCAATAAGAGTAAGCCCGGCTGGACTTGCAATAGCAAAAGAGTATATTAGTGAGCATTTTGGTGCAGAGTTTTATAAACCAAGAAGTTACAAGTCTTTTGAGGGTGCACATGAAGCTATTAGGCCAACACGAGCTATGGATAAAGAGGAGCTTGAAGAGTTTATGAGATTGCAAAACCAATTCCCTTCGCAAGCTCACTTAAAACTATATGATCTTATTTTTAGAAATTTTATTGCTTCTTGTATGAAAGAGGCAGTAGTGTTAGAAATATATGCTAAAGTTTTAGCTTTAAATAAAGAGAGCGAAATTAGTTTTTATAAAGAGATTATCAAAGATGGAATAAATTTAATTTGGCCAATTGAAATAAATAATGTAAATGAGGGAGTTTATGAAGTTCAAAAGAGTTTTATTTCTCGTTCAAAAACTCCAAGATACGGCTATGCGCAAATAATTAAAATGATGAAAGAAAAAGGAATTGGAAGACCTTCAACATATGCAATTACAATAGAAAAGCTACAGCAAAGAAGATATATTTTTCAAAAAGGTGGAACCCTCTTTGCCACTAAAAAAGGTTTAATGGTTTATGAAGAGATTAAATCTCATCCAAAATTTTACTATTTTGTGAATGAAAACTATACAAAAGAGTTAGAAAGTATTATGGATGAAGTGGAAAAAGGGAAAATAGATTATAAAAATATTTTAAAAAATCTATATGATAAGGTAAAAAATCTATAA
- a CDS encoding bacterio-opsin activator — MAIVLTGAGLNIDEKGVERLVERVFYKAIDLLGGLKKLAEFRTLTWLPSLARASFAIVLREEYLKTEDDIADYVGLTRNTVRNILRADPEAAMYKIEHIDELTSEEKQQMKVHTAGGVAKLAYKLVKEGQDSQTMLEFCHEIAGEVIKAAKCEAPWAYVVLKHTKGISYPIANSQELENLLKGIDIKGYDGLDVAKNLSYPIKNPANLLHEIKEFLLSQGKE, encoded by the coding sequence ATGGCTATAGTATTAACAGGAGCCGGATTAAATATAGATGAAAAAGGTGTTGAAAGATTGGTTGAGAGAGTTTTTTATAAAGCAATTGATCTATTGGGTGGATTAAAAAAACTTGCAGAATTTAGAACTTTAACTTGGCTTCCAAGTCTTGCAAGAGCATCTTTTGCAATTGTTTTAAGAGAGGAATATCTAAAAACTGAAGATGATATTGCAGATTACGTTGGTCTTACAAGAAATACTGTAAGAAATATTTTAAGAGCAGATCCTGAAGCTGCTATGTATAAAATTGAGCATATTGATGAACTAACTTCTGAAGAAAAACAGCAGATGAAAGTGCATACAGCTGGAGGAGTTGCTAAACTTGCATATAAACTTGTAAAAGAGGGTCAAGATTCACAAACAATGCTTGAATTTTGTCATGAAATAGCTGGTGAAGTTATTAAAGCAGCTAAATGTGAAGCTCCTTGGGCATATGTAGTTTTAAAACATACAAAAGGTATAAGCTATCCAATTGCGAATAGTCAAGAATTGGAAAATCTATTAAAAGGTATAGATATAAAAGGATATGATGGTTTAGATGTTGCAAAAAATTTAAGTTATCCTATAAAAAATCCTGCAAATTTACTTCATGAAATTAAAGAGTTTCTATTGAGTCAAGGAAAAGAGTGA
- a CDS encoding KaiC domain-containing protein, translated as MAQSEEHYYKEPQVIKEGILVGSKALEKAPELEGVPTGIEGLDDLFFTVKEVKNELKKVPLGGIPKYSVFNLTGVNDTGKSLMVEQFAVEQARKGNKVAFITVETPANFVIASIKYRALAMGYDFKKFEDNIIVIDAASHTPLRENIPDLLATLAFAIKEYKIKFTVIDSITGLFENKEMMARSIVRRVFNFMKKWYQTALFVSQKRSGHEELSSEAAGGFAVGHIVDGTMVLAKELITSGYAAKLYKANIGDIVRLFRIDGCRMSGHDTRTHFMQITDTGIVKILGPISQNKEA; from the coding sequence ATGGCTCAAAGCGAAGAACACTATTATAAAGAGCCCCAAGTAATAAAAGAGGGAATTTTAGTTGGTAGCAAAGCTTTAGAAAAGGCTCCAGAGTTAGAAGGTGTTCCAACTGGAATAGAGGGATTGGATGATCTTTTTTTTACTGTTAAAGAGGTAAAAAATGAGCTTAAAAAGGTTCCTTTAGGAGGAATTCCTAAATATAGTGTATTTAACTTAACAGGTGTTAATGATACTGGGAAATCATTAATGGTAGAACAGTTTGCTGTTGAGCAAGCAAGAAAAGGGAACAAAGTTGCATTTATAACTGTTGAGACACCTGCAAATTTTGTAATAGCATCGATAAAATATAGAGCCTTAGCAATGGGCTATGATTTTAAAAAATTTGAAGATAATATTATAGTTATTGATGCTGCATCTCATACTCCTCTTAGAGAAAATATACCAGACCTGCTTGCTACATTAGCTTTTGCAATAAAAGAGTATAAGATAAAATTTACTGTTATTGATTCAATAACAGGTCTTTTTGAAAACAAAGAGATGATGGCAAGAAGTATTGTAAGAAGAGTTTTTAATTTCATGAAAAAATGGTATCAAACAGCACTTTTTGTTTCACAAAAAAGAAGCGGACATGAAGAACTTAGCTCTGAAGCGGCTGGAGGTTTTGCAGTAGGACATATAGTTGATGGAACTATGGTTTTAGCAAAAGAGTTGATAACTAGTGGGTATGCTGCAAAATTATATAAAGCAAATATAGGTGATATAGTGAGACTTTTTAGAATAGATGGCTGTAGAATGAGTGGACATGATACAAGAACACATTTTATGCAAATAACTGATACTGGCATTGTAAAAATATTGGGACCAATATCACAAAACAAGGAGGCGTAA